In Solobacterium moorei, a single genomic region encodes these proteins:
- the gatB gene encoding Asp-tRNA(Asn)/Glu-tRNA(Gln) amidotransferase subunit GatB has protein sequence MEYEATIGIEIHCQLKTNTKMFSGAPTSFGRKANTCVNEIDLGHPGTLPSVNVEAVKKAIQACTALHLEIDPLVKFDRKNYYYSDLPKGFQITQQFHPIGRNGYIEINTSAGRKKIRIERIHMEEDTAKQFHLTKFSLLDFNRAGTPLIEIVSCPDMKTGEEAEAYVEALRQTLFYIGVSDCKMEEGSMRCDVNVSIAPKGSDKLGVKNEIKNLNSISHVGKAVEYEIQRQKELLEAGEVIHQETRRYDEKTNTTVMMRRKEGSVDYKFFPEPNIFPIQLDPSWIQDIQEHMPELPEARKERYAKQYALSEHDIRILIADMEMSKFFEEVMKYTTNAKATCNWLLGEVSAWLNKHETSIDKCELKPEMLAKMIALVDEGKVSSSQAKQLCDDLMLGKDPEVAAEEKGLKQVSDSSALTTMVNEVLDANAQAIEDYKNGKGRAVGFLVGQVMKKSKGQANPGMVSQILEEELKKLVHD, from the coding sequence ATGGAATACGAAGCAACCATAGGTATTGAAATTCACTGTCAGTTAAAGACAAACACAAAGATGTTCTCTGGTGCGCCGACTTCCTTTGGTCGCAAAGCAAATACCTGTGTCAATGAGATAGACTTAGGACATCCAGGAACACTTCCATCAGTGAATGTAGAAGCAGTCAAGAAAGCCATTCAAGCATGTACAGCACTACACTTAGAAATTGATCCACTTGTAAAGTTTGATCGTAAAAACTACTACTATTCAGACTTACCAAAGGGATTCCAGATTACGCAACAATTCCATCCAATCGGAAGAAATGGATATATTGAAATTAATACAAGTGCTGGAAGGAAGAAGATACGTATCGAGCGTATCCACATGGAAGAAGATACAGCCAAGCAGTTCCACTTAACAAAGTTCTCTTTATTAGACTTTAACCGTGCTGGAACTCCACTTATCGAAATTGTATCCTGTCCAGATATGAAGACAGGAGAAGAAGCAGAGGCTTACGTTGAAGCACTTCGTCAGACACTATTCTATATTGGTGTATCCGACTGTAAGATGGAAGAAGGATCCATGCGTTGTGACGTTAACGTATCCATCGCACCAAAGGGTTCTGATAAGTTAGGTGTTAAAAACGAAATTAAGAACTTAAACTCTATCTCCCACGTCGGTAAAGCTGTAGAGTATGAAATTCAACGTCAAAAGGAACTATTAGAAGCAGGCGAAGTGATTCATCAGGAAACACGTCGTTACGACGAAAAGACAAATACTACTGTCATGATGCGTCGTAAGGAAGGTTCTGTGGATTATAAGTTCTTCCCTGAGCCAAATATTTTCCCAATACAACTAGATCCTTCTTGGATTCAAGATATTCAAGAACATATGCCAGAGCTTCCAGAAGCGAGAAAAGAACGTTATGCAAAACAGTATGCATTAAGTGAACATGACATTCGTATTTTAATCGCTGATATGGAAATGTCTAAGTTCTTTGAAGAAGTTATGAAGTATACAACAAATGCGAAAGCTACCTGCAACTGGCTATTAGGTGAAGTAAGCGCATGGCTTAACAAACATGAAACAAGCATTGATAAATGTGAATTAAAACCAGAAATGCTTGCCAAGATGATTGCGCTAGTGGATGAAGGTAAAGTATCTTCATCACAGGCAAAACAATTATGCGATGACTTGATGCTAGGAAAAGATCCAGAAGTAGCTGCTGAAGAAAAGGGCTTGAAACAAGTCTCCGATAGTTCAGCGCTAACTACGATGGTAAATGAGGTACTTGACGCAAACGCACAGGCAATCGAAGATTACAAGAATGGTAAGGGTCGTGCAGTAGGTTTCTTAGTTGGACAAGTCATGAAGAAATCTAAGGGACAGGCAAACCCAGGAATGGTATCTCAAATCTTAGAAGAAGAGCTAAAAAAACTCGTTCATGATTAA
- the rlmD gene encoding 23S rRNA (uracil(1939)-C(5))-methyltransferase RlmD — MMEKNERYIATATGYSEDGAGVTRINGIVIFVPGLLNGEEAEIGITKMKKNYGYGRIIKILKPSIHRVEPICSVYKQCGGCQLQHMDSNEQNTLKENKVKDCFHKIAGMDVEVQLIIKVEPYWNYRNKVQIPVQCNDNKVEMGFYAPHSNRIVQYDVCHVQTDLSNELTNYFRKQFDMLACGKDVRHVLIKHAHNTGEVMVALVVRKYPFHNSDILIKDVLVNYPQIKSLVAIVNKREDNVILDGKEILLAGRHYIEEELLGCTFRISARSFYQINPYATKELYSKAIELAGLTGNETLIDLYCGTGTMGIIAAKQAKQVYGIEIVADAIRDANTNAENNNVTNIKFINADASEGAKQIIDAKIQADAMIIDPPRKGCSKDTIDAIVTIAPKRLVYVSCDPATLARDVKILSNNGYKLEQVQPVDLFPQTVHVECIALIQRVKS, encoded by the coding sequence ATGATGGAAAAGAACGAGAGATATATCGCAACAGCGACAGGTTATTCAGAAGATGGTGCAGGCGTTACCCGTATAAACGGTATCGTCATTTTTGTGCCAGGACTTTTAAATGGAGAAGAAGCAGAAATTGGTATCACGAAAATGAAGAAGAATTATGGTTACGGTCGTATTATTAAAATCCTAAAACCATCAATTCATAGGGTTGAACCAATTTGTTCTGTATATAAACAATGCGGAGGTTGCCAACTCCAACATATGGACAGTAACGAACAAAACACATTGAAAGAAAACAAAGTAAAAGACTGTTTCCATAAGATTGCAGGCATGGATGTGGAAGTACAACTAATTATTAAGGTAGAACCATATTGGAACTATCGTAATAAGGTACAGATACCAGTACAATGCAATGATAACAAGGTGGAAATGGGCTTCTATGCGCCACACTCCAATCGTATTGTGCAATATGATGTGTGTCATGTACAAACAGACTTATCCAATGAACTTACAAATTACTTCCGTAAACAATTTGACATGCTTGCATGTGGAAAAGATGTGCGACATGTATTAATCAAGCATGCACATAACACAGGCGAAGTGATGGTGGCACTTGTGGTAAGAAAATATCCATTCCACAATAGCGATATCTTAATCAAAGACGTCCTAGTAAACTACCCACAAATTAAGAGCCTTGTCGCTATCGTAAATAAACGAGAGGATAATGTCATCCTCGATGGCAAAGAAATTTTACTAGCTGGAAGACATTACATTGAAGAAGAGTTACTTGGTTGTACGTTTAGAATCAGTGCTAGATCGTTCTATCAGATTAATCCATACGCAACAAAAGAACTCTATTCTAAAGCAATTGAACTTGCAGGCTTAACAGGTAATGAAACTCTCATTGACCTATATTGTGGTACAGGTACGATGGGTATCATCGCCGCAAAACAAGCCAAGCAAGTATATGGCATTGAGATTGTCGCAGACGCAATCCGCGATGCGAATACCAATGCGGAAAATAACAATGTTACAAACATCAAGTTTATTAACGCAGACGCATCTGAAGGCGCAAAACAAATTATCGACGCAAAGATACAAGCAGATGCAATGATTATCGACCCACCACGCAAAGGATGTTCAAAAGATACGATAGACGCTATTGTAACCATCGCACCAAAACGACTAGTCTATGTATCCTGTGATCCAGCAACACTCGCACGTGATGTAAAGATACTCAGTAACAATGGATATAAACTAGAACAAGTACAACCAGTGGATTTATTTCCACAGACAGTGCATGTGGAGTGCATAGCGTTGATACAAAGAGTGAAATCGTGA
- a CDS encoding CD1845 family protein: MRWIIKIILFPISLVLSILTAFLTFLLGIGTAILYLLMMFCIFGAIASFLQKEVTIGIEALILGFLLSPYGIPMVGAAVIVFLQGINEAIKSI; the protein is encoded by the coding sequence ATGAGATGGATAATAAAAATAATCTTATTCCCAATTAGCTTGGTGTTAAGTATCCTCACAGCATTTCTGACATTTCTACTTGGTATCGGAACAGCCATACTATATTTGCTGATGATGTTTTGTATATTTGGAGCAATTGCATCTTTTCTGCAAAAAGAAGTTACCATCGGAATAGAAGCATTGATTCTTGGATTCTTATTAAGCCCATACGGAATACCGATGGTTGGAGCAGCAGTTATAGTTTTTTTACAAGGTATCAATGAAGCAATAAAATCAATCTAA
- a CDS encoding replication initiator protein A, producing MDFDYFYNREAERFNFLKVPEILVDGEEFKGLSAEAIILYSMLLKRTGMSFKNNWVDKEGRVFIYFTVEEIMRRRNISKPTAIKTLDELDSKKGIGLIERVRLGLGKPNVIYVKDFMSIIAVKEDDLLKSKNLTSEVKDFNLRSKENELQEVQNVDSNYIENNKSKYSKREYSFGENGLGTFQNVFLKDEDIGELQIKMAGELDNYIERLSTYLQSTGKTYKDHKATILSWFYKDQGSKKKTNIPTWEEYNKGVHL from the coding sequence ATGGACTTTGACTATTTCTATAACAGAGAAGCAGAGCGATTTAACTTTCTAAAAGTACCTGAAATATTAGTAGACGGAGAAGAATTTAAGGGATTGTCTGCTGAAGCAATTATCCTTTATTCCATGCTTTTGAAACGCACAGGAATGTCATTTAAGAATAACTGGGTGGACAAGGAAGGCAGAGTATTTATCTATTTTACTGTTGAAGAAATTATGAGAAGAAGAAATATATCAAAGCCTACTGCCATAAAAACATTAGACGAGTTAGACAGCAAAAAAGGAATAGGACTGATTGAAAGAGTAAGGCTTGGACTTGGTAAGCCGAATGTCATTTATGTAAAAGACTTTATGAGCATAATAGCGGTAAAAGAAGATGACCTCTTGAAGTCAAAAAACTTAACTTCAGAAGTAAAAGATTTTAACCTTAGAAGTAAAGAAAATGAACTTCAGGAAGTTCAAAATGTTGACTCTAACTATATAGAGAATAATAAGAGTAAGTATAGTAAGAGAGAATATAGTTTTGGTGAAAACGGACTTGGAACATTTCAAAATGTCTTTTTAAAGGACGAAGACATTGGTGAATTACAAATAAAAATGGCAGGAGAGCTTGATAACTACATTGAGAGATTATCAACCTATCTTCAAAGTACCGGAAAGACATATAAAGACCATAAAGCAACAATTCTTTCTTGGTTTTATAAAGATCAGGGAAGTAAGAAAAAAACCAATATCCCTACATGGGAGGAATATAACAAGGGAGTACATTTATGA
- a CDS encoding ATP-binding protein, producing the protein MIKELEKVMIEDVEYSFNPEKEYIKDGHAYCKVCHERKDGKALEFFGKQMIFKTACKCDRDREAKEKERQKQLEIERLKSICFTSMIQWAYTFENYHGKENQSLIIAKNFVKDYELMKKENIGLLFYGTVGSGKTYLACSIANALIEQYQISVKIRNFSQIINELQKGGFDLDKNAYIESLVNTSVLILDDLGIERDTSYAKEQVYNIVNNRYLKHKPTIFTTNLSYSQIENCTESVEYQRIYSRIIEMCIPVMVLGEDYRKVIQEEKLKRNKERLLTGGERT; encoded by the coding sequence ATGATTAAAGAATTAGAGAAAGTGATGATAGAAGATGTGGAATACAGCTTCAATCCTGAAAAAGAATACATCAAAGACGGACACGCCTACTGTAAAGTGTGCCATGAAAGAAAAGATGGAAAAGCATTAGAATTTTTCGGAAAGCAGATGATATTTAAGACAGCTTGTAAATGCGATAGAGATAGAGAAGCAAAAGAAAAAGAAAGACAAAAGCAGCTTGAAATCGAGAGATTAAAAAGTATCTGCTTCACATCCATGATTCAATGGGCATATACCTTTGAAAACTATCATGGAAAAGAAAATCAGAGCCTTATCATCGCAAAGAATTTTGTAAAAGACTATGAATTGATGAAAAAAGAAAATATCGGACTTCTGTTCTATGGAACAGTTGGTAGCGGAAAGACCTATCTTGCCTGCTCTATTGCCAATGCACTGATTGAACAGTATCAGATAAGCGTTAAGATTAGAAACTTTTCACAGATAATCAACGAACTGCAAAAAGGCGGATTTGACCTTGATAAAAACGCATATATCGAATCCCTTGTAAACACTTCCGTTCTCATCTTAGATGATTTAGGAATTGAAAGAGATACAAGCTATGCCAAAGAGCAGGTATATAACATTGTGAATAACAGGTACTTAAAGCATAAGCCGACAATCTTTACCACAAATCTTTCATACAGCCAAATTGAAAACTGTACGGAGAGTGTGGAATACCAAAGAATTTACTCAAGAATTATCGAGATGTGTATTCCTGTGATGGTACTTGGAGAAGATTACAGAAAAGTTATTCAGGAAGAAAAATTAAAGAGGAATAAAGAAAGATTACTGACTGGAGGTGAGAGAACTTGA
- a CDS encoding PcfB family protein, with protein sequence MINEEIARKTLNMEVKAGKVTAKLLLTLLKKLMKEAEKLGGLEKLVSSKGNEVKLKDMVKKGQLEEIPVEEAELKELKKELNRYGVKFSVMKDKESGKYSVFFQAKDMKVMDKAFKHALSKSEKKTERKESIHKNIEKFKEMAKNTVSKDKVKNKQKEQSL encoded by the coding sequence TTGATCAATGAAGAAATTGCAAGAAAAACGCTGAATATGGAGGTTAAAGCCGGAAAAGTAACAGCAAAACTTCTTTTGACTTTACTCAAGAAACTAATGAAAGAGGCTGAGAAACTCGGAGGACTGGAAAAGCTCGTTAGTAGCAAAGGAAATGAAGTGAAGCTCAAAGATATGGTTAAAAAGGGACAGCTTGAAGAAATTCCGGTAGAAGAAGCAGAGCTTAAAGAACTTAAAAAGGAACTGAATCGGTATGGGGTAAAGTTTTCAGTGATGAAAGATAAAGAAAGCGGAAAATACTCCGTATTCTTTCAGGCAAAAGACATGAAAGTGATGGATAAAGCCTTTAAACACGCTCTTTCGAAATCAGAAAAGAAAACGGAAAGGAAAGAGTCCATTCACAAAAATATTGAGAAGTTCAAGGAGATGGCAAAGAACACTGTTTCTAAAGATAAAGTCAAGAATAAACAAAAGGAGCAGAGCCTATGA